The Argentina anserina chromosome 3, drPotAnse1.1, whole genome shotgun sequence genome includes a region encoding these proteins:
- the LOC126786945 gene encoding beta-glucosidase 33-like has translation MWSSRAPFVVSLFLLHLVALVSADQSSTSNQWETLNGKPPVVIAHGGFSGLFPGSTEVAYEFTLSTSVSDVLFWCDVQLTKEGAGICFPDLLLNNNSDVKVMYPERVKNYTVNGAPTSGWFTIDYTLKDLAHVYVTQGVYTQAERYDGNGYRIITVEYVALKLKPPGLWLNIEKNIFFSQHNLSMRNFVHSVMRKVAVNYISSPEVAFLNSIKGAVSPRTTKLVFRFLGLSQIEPSTNQTYGSLLNNLTFVKTFASGILVPKSYIWPVTKDNYLEPHTSLVVDAHKAKLAVFASDMMNDAALPYNYSYDPLAEYLSFIDNKNFTVDGVMSDFPITPSAAIVTVNDEMKFQELHINASNPKELRVKWSDFPSDFVFGVSTAAAQIEGSANKAGRGPSVWDQYVKIFPERIADRSTMSTTINSYKRYKEDVKAIKALGVDSYRFSISWTRLLPKGTLSGGINQKGIDHYNNLIDELIKNGITPYVTILHFDAPQALTVKYGGILNRSFVNDFKDYSELCFKNYGDRVKNWITINEPFIIAEMGYDLGVAAPGRCSVPGGPFNYCTAGNSSTEPYIVAHNLLLAHATVVKLYREKFQKTQGGQIGWSLVGSYVEPYSNSAKDKAAAKRILDFEIGWFMEPIVYGHYPKSMRRLVKKRLPCFTKEEKKLIKGSFDFIGINYYTSRFGRNIQAHSHMPRLARNDSLASSELNNDKGLQIGPKAGASIYIYSYPQGLKKLLKFMKRKYQSPKIYISENGITEAKNNKHGLGAALKDPHRIECILRHLYMIKHGIKKGVNVKGYFHWALFDDYKNNLKRIPKESARWLPKFLKGEDASSEQCRYRPAASKLEKIIYIWQLLLEDASVHFIVLVFSEALIDMWVMKEYGVADSWSKLFNFQVPNRPVKIYRSGWLCVWDSSIIFASEETLEWDDSLPTFREYQFMSLHHQEDKQKIHTI, from the exons ATGTGGAGCTCTCGCGCTCCGTTTGttgtttctctttttctgCTTCACTTGGTAGCTCTGGTCTCAGCTGATCAAAGCTCAACCAGTAATCAGTGGGAAACACTCAATG GCAAGCCGCCTGTGGTCATAGCACACGGGGGATTTTCAGGACTATTCCCTGGTTCTACTGAAGTGGCATATGAATTCACATTGTCCACGAGTGTATCAGATGTGTTATTTTGGTGTGACGTCCAACTGACCAAGGAAGGAGCTGGAATTTGCTTTCCGGATCTGCTACTGAATAACAATTCTGATGTTAAAGTTATGTATCCAGAGAGGGTCAAGAATTACACAGTTAATGGAGCTCCTACCAGTGGATGGTTTACCATTGATTATACTCTCAAGGACCTTGCACATGTTTATG TTACGCAAGGAGTATATACCCAAGCTGAAAGGTATGATGGAAACGGGTACCGAATTATCACTGTTGAATATGTGGCTCTGAAATTGAAACCACCAGGCTTATGGTTGAACATTGAG aaaaatattttcttctcACAACACAACCTGAGTATGAGAAACTTTGTGCATTCTGTAATGAGGAAAGTGGCTGTCAATTACATCTCATCACCAGAGGTGGCTTTCCTGAACAGCATTAAAGGAGCTGTTAGTCCAAGAACTACTAAGCTGGTCTTTCGCTTTCTGGGACTATCTCAGATTGAGCCTTCAACCAATCAAACTTATGGATCTCTGTTaaataatctcacatttgTCAAGACCTTTGCCTCAGGAATTCTAGTTCCTAAATCTTACATATGGCCTGTCACTAAAGACAATTATTTGGAACCACACACTTCACTTGTTGTGGATGCTCATAAAGCAAAACTTGCAGTGTTTGCTTCCGACATGATGAATGATGCAGCATTACCCTACAATTACAGTTATGATCCATTAGCTGAGTACCTGTCATTCATCGACAACAAAAATTTCACTGTTGATGGTGTCATGTCTGACTTTCCAATCACTCCATCAGCAGCCATAG TTACAGTGAATGATGAGATGAAATTCCAGGAATTGCACATCAATGCATCAAATCCTAAGGAACTAAGAGTGAAGTGGTCAGACTTCCCCAGTGATTTCGTATTTGGAGTCAGCACTGCTGCTGCACAG ATTGAAGGATCAGCAAACAAAGCAGGACGAGGACCAAGTGTTTGGGATCAGTATGTTAAGATATTTCCAG AAAGAATTGCTGACCGTTCTACCATGTCAACAACAATCAATTCTTACAAGCGATACAAG GAAGATGTGAAGGCAATAAAAGCCCTTGGAGTTGATTCTTATAGATTTTCCATCTCTTGGACTAGGCTTCTCCCGA AGGGAACTTTGAGTGGAGGAATAAACCAAAAGGGTATTGATCACTACAACAACTTGATTGATGAACTAATCAAGAATG GCATCACACCATATGTAACCATATTACATTTTGATGCTCCACAAGCCTTGACAGTGAAGTACGGAGGCATTCTCAATCGGTCATTTGT GAATGATTTTAAGGATTACAGTGAACTTTGCTTTAAGAACTATGGAGATAGAGTCAAAAATTGGATTACAATCAACGAGCCTTTTATTATAGCTGAAATGGGTTATGATCTTGGGGTTGCTGCACCAGGGCGGTGTTCTGTACCAGGCGGCCCTTTCAATTATTGCACAGCTGGAAATTCATCTACTGAACCTTACATTGTGGCTCATAACCTTCTCCTTGCCCATGCCACTGTTGTTAAGCTCTATAGAGAAAAGTTTCAA AAAACACAAGGTGGACAAATTGGATGGAGTCTTGTAGGTTCGTATGTTGAGCCTTATTCAAATTCAGCAAAGGACAAAGCTGCAGCTAAAAGAAtattggactttgaaattGGATG GTTCATGGAACCAATAGTGTATGGACATTATCCAAAGAGTATGAGGCGCTTGGTCAAGAAAAGGCTCCCCTGTTTTaccaaagaagagaagaaactgATTAAGGGATCCTTCGATTTCATCGGCATCAACTATTACACCTCCAGATTTGGTAGAAACATTCAAGCACATTCACATATGCCACGCCTCGCCCGCAATGATTCTTTAGCGTCATCAGAGCTTAATA ATGACAAAGGACTCCAAATTGGTCCTAAG GCTGGTGCCAGCATATACATCTATTCTTATCCACAAGGTCTCAAGAAACTTTTGAAGTTCATGAAGCGAAAATACCAGAGTCCTAAGATCTacatttccgaaaatggaataACAGAAGCAAAGAACAATAAGCATGGCCTCGGTGCAGCACTGAAGGACCCACATAGAATTGAATGTATTCTTCGGCATTTGTACATGATCAAGCATGGCATAAA GAAGGGTGTGAATGTCAAAGGATATTTCCACTGGGCTCTATTCGATGACTataaaaacaatctcaagcGCATTCCGAAAGAATCTGCAAGGTGGCTCCCTAAATTCCTCAAGGGCGAGGATGCTTC TTCTGAACAATGCCGCTACCGGCCTGCTGCTTCAAAACTCGAGAAAATCATTTACATCTGGCAGCTTCTGTTGGAGGATGCCTCTGTGCATTTCATTGTCCTGGTATTTTCGGAGGCTCTTATCGATATGTGGGTAATGAAAGAATATGGGGTGGCTGATTCCTGGTCTAAGCTCTTCAACTTTCAGGTCCCCAATCGGCCtgtgaaaatatatagatCTGGATGGCTATGTGTTTGGGACAGTAGTATCATTTTTGCGAGTGAGGAAACTCTTGAATGGGATGACAGCCTGCCAACATTTAGAGAGTACCAGTTTATGAGTCTTCATCATCAGGAAGACAAGCAGAAAATTCATACGATTTGA